The Argopecten irradians isolate NY chromosome 6, Ai_NY, whole genome shotgun sequence genome has a window encoding:
- the LOC138325189 gene encoding uncharacterized protein yields MASGSSSPTHFLGDSIADSSDTGSEYGEDLSVLKSGSSGENNISPRTGRTAMVGAIIDNVTPSAHNRKRHTERSSSTINKTTHELQPTTPSSRLGSSKECEIHNVLLRKMDMLAKQNELILLKLDEVLAEKSKECTARISKSKQVNVPAEIKSAVHDGYKCGSEAKNLNWTIKDRSGNSLKHNSNENSQMTEHILSFVKGMYPSAQNGVIMVSIERYFESLKQKEHKNLTGKTEHHKEKMMRYSRKKRKMTSRIAALNEKRSYSEEKKKKVREALRVDMMSSEEENISGDEACFLVKDIPWRSEEFSSIVKELDQKTTKMQTPKSRRLYVKRIKGTLVTTRPKPNLAANVQWAVK; encoded by the exons ATGGCTTCTggatcatcatcaccaacacATTTCTTAGGCGACTCGATCGCTGATTCCTCTGACACAGGATCTGAGTATGGAGAAGACCTTTCAGTGTTGAAGAGCGGCTCCTCTGGAGAAAATAACATATCCCCTCGGACAGGGAGAACAGCCATGGTGGGCGCCATTATTGACAACGTTACACCATCTGCGCATAACCGGAAACGTCACACAGAGAGGTCGAGCTCGACgattaataaaacaacacaTGAACTGCAGCCAACAACCCCTTCGTCCAGACTAGGATCTTCCAAG GAATGCGAGATTCATAATGTTTTGCTGAGAAAGATGGACATGCTAGCAAAGCAGAATGAGCTGATACTCCTAAAGTTGGATGAGGTTCTTGCTGAGAAATCCAAAGAATGTACCGCTCGTATTAGTAAATCTAAACAAGTCAATGTACCAGCAGAAATTAAG TCAGCAGTCCATGATGGCTACAAATGTGGCAGTGAGGCCAAAAACCTGAACTGGACCATCAAAGACAGGAGCGGCAACAGTCTAAA GCATAACTCAAACGAAAACAGTCAAATGACAGAGCACATACTGAGTTTTGTCAAAGGAATGTACCCCTCTGCACAGAATGGAGTAATAATGG TGTCCATAGAAAGGTATTTTGAGTCACTAAAGCAGAAAGAGCACAAAAACCTCACGGGGAAAACTGAACACCATAAGGAGAAGATGATGCGTTACAGCAGAAAGAAAAGG AAAATGACATCCAGAATAGCTGCGTTAAATGAAAAGAGGAGCTATTCtgaagagaaaaagaaaaaagtgaGGGAGGCATTGCGTGTGGACATGATGTCTTCAGAGGAAGAAAACATCTCGGGGGATGAGGCATGCTTCCTGGTCAAGGACATCCCCTGGAGGTCAGAGGAGTTTTCTTCAATTGTGAAAGAACTTGaccagaaaacaacaaaaatgcaGACACCAAAGTCAAGGAGGCTTTATGTAAAACGCATCAAAGGAACATTAGTAACAACACGCCCAAAGCCAAATTTGGCAGCAAATGTTCAATGGGCTGTCAAgtaa